In Gemmatimonadales bacterium, the genomic stretch CGGGCGTCGGCAAGCAGCGCCTCGGCCTTTGGCTCGCTCAGGGCCTCGTGTGCGAGAAAGGGCCGGGCACGCCGTGCGGAGCATGCCATGGGTGCAAGCTCGCCGCGACGCTCACCCACCCGGACATACACTGGTTCTTCCCGATAGCGCGGCCCAAAGGCGACGAGTCGAAGCAGGTCGAGGAAGCCGAGGAGCAGCTCGGCGCGGCGATCGCCGCGCGACGCGAGCAGCCCCTATACGCTCCGCCCGACGGCATGGCGGGCCTTTTCCTGCCGCTGGTGCGCTCCCTGCACCGTCGCGTCCAGATGCGCCCGGCGATGGCTCGCCGCAAGGTCTTTCTCGTCGCCGAAGCGGAGAGGCTCGTGCCGCAGGCGTCGAGCCCCGAAGCGGCCAACGCGATGCTCAAGGTGCTCGAGGAGCCTCCCCCCGATACCTACTTCATCCTCACGACGTCCGAGCCCTCAGCACTGCTGCCCACCATCCGCTCGCGGCTGGTGCAGCTGCGCGTGAAGCGCCTGCGCGCCTCGGACGTGGCGCGGTTCCTGGCCGAAGTGCCTAACCCGCCGCTCTCGGCCGCGGAAGCGACGCGCCGTGCCGACGTCGCGGGCGGGTCCATAGGCGCCGCGCTCGCCCTCTCGGCCGAAGCTGAGGAATCGCGCGCCGCCGCGCGCCGACTGCTGGAGACGGCCGCGAAGGAGCCGGCGTCCCGCTACCGCTTCTCGCTCGCGGTAAGGCCATACGGCGGCCGCGGCGACTTCACCGAGACGCTGGACGCGGCCGCCGAGCTGCTGCGCGACGAGCTGGCCGAGAAGCTGCGCGATCCGGCCGCGTCGGCCGGCAACGACGCGTCGGCTACGGGTCTGCTCGCCTCCATCCGCGAGATCGAGAAGGCGCGCCGGCTCGCCCAAGGCAACGTGAACCCGCAGCTCATCGTGGTGGACCTGCTGAGAAGGCTCGCGGAGTGCCGCGCATGAAGAAGCCGAAGACGCGCCAGCGCTCCAGCGCGCCGGCGCGCGCGCCAGGCGATCTCTCGCACGTAGACGCGAAGGGGCGCGCTCGCATGGTGGACGTGGGCGACAAGGCCATCACCGAACGCCGAGCCGTCGCCGAAGGCCGCCTAGGCATGAGCAAAGAGGCGTTCGCGTTGGTGAAGGCGAACCGCATGGCCAAGGGGGACGTGCTGCGCGTCGCCGAGCTGGCGGGCATCGGCGGGGCCAAGCGCACCGCGGACCTGATCCCGCTCTGCCATCCGCTCACCCTCGATCACATCTCCGTCGAGGCAAGGCTCGACGCAAAGCTACCGGGCGTGCGGGTGCGCGCTGAGGTGCGCCTGAAGGGGAGAACGGGCGTCGAGATGGAAGCGCTCACGGCTTGCTCCGTGGCGCTTTTGACAGTCTATGACATGGTGAAGGCGGTGGATCGAGGAATGTCGATCGGAGAGGTGAGGCTCCTGCTGAAGTCGGGGGGAAGGTCGGGGAACTGGAAAAGAGGTTGAAGAAAACTAGTTCGGTATCCTGATCCCCTGCCCCACCCGGATCCTGCCCGCGGCCGACAATCCGTTCTCACGCAACAAGGCCTCCAGCGGGACGTGGAACTGCTCGGCGACGCCGGAGAGCGTTTCTCCCTGCCGGACGATGTGAACCCTCCGCGTCGTACTCTCCCGCGCGGTCGCGCGGGTGCCCGAGGCTGCCGCCGCGGGGCTCCTGCGAACCGTCGTAGGGCGCCGTGCGGCGGCGGCGGTCCGCCTCGCGGTCGCCGTCCCGCTGCGCCGGACTGCTGGGGTCACCGCCCTCCGACCACCCAACGACGTAGGGATGATCAGGCGCTGGCCCGGACGCAGCCGGCGGGCGCTCACCCCACGATTCGCGGTAGTGATGTCCGCCACGCTCACGCCGTAACGCCGCCCGATCCGCGATAGCGTCTCCCCGCGCGCCACGTAATGGATGAGCACCGTCACCCGCTCGCTGGCCGGCAGAACCGCGAGACGCGACGTCATCGAATCGGTCATCCCGATGGGAACCCGCACCCAGACCGTGCGGTCGGGAGGCGTAACGGACCGGTACAGTTGCGGGTTCATCTCTTCGATGGCATTCCGCGTCGTGCCCGCGAGCCGTGCCAGCACGTCTAGTCCGACCGAGAAGTGCACCTGGACCGAGTCGTACCGGAGCGGCTGCCAAGGTTCGATGCCCGTGAAGCCCCAGCGCACCGGCTCCTTGGCCAGCAGCGCGGCGGCGATGAGCTTCGGCACGTAGTCCCGCGTCTCTCGCCGCAGGAACGTGCCCTCGGCGAGTGCGAAGTACTGGTCGTCGCCGTTCAAGGCCCCGAAGTCGTGCCGGCGGAGGCCTCGCTGAATCTTCCCCGGTCCGCTGTTGTAGGCGGCCGCCGCGAGGTAGAGCGAGCCGAACCGGTGGTTCAGCTCGGTGAGGAAACGGATGGCGGCGTCGGTAGCCAGATACGGGTCGCGCCGCTCGTCCACCCAGGCGTCCACCGTCAGCCCATACCGCCGCCCCGTCTCCGGCATGAACTGCCACAGCCCGGTCGCGCCGACCCGGCTCCGCGCATTCTGGTTCATCCCGCTCTCGATCATGGCGAGATAGATCAGGTCCTGCGGTAGCCCACCCGCGGCCAGGCGGGTGCGGATCATCGAGTCGTAACGGCCGAGGCGTGCGAGATAGATCTCGAAATGGCGGCGCGCCCGGCCCGAGAAGTAACCCATGTAATACTGCACCCGCTCGTGCGACGTGTAAGAACCCACGTCTATGTCCCAGGTCGCGGACGCTGCTGCGGCCTCGGGACGCCCGAACAGGCTCGCCGCCTCCCGGTGCACGGCCTCCGGCGCGACCGCGACCCCACGCGTCAGGGAATCCCCCGTCATCTCCCGCAACGAGTCGAGGAACACGTCGTCGGGAAGCGTGTCGGTGTGGGTGGTCGAGGTTCGGGTGGTCGGTACGGGGTCGGCGGGTGATCGCGGCGACGTGGGGCGGGCCGCGGCGCTCTCGGGCGCACAGCATCGGCCTGCCGGAGGGTCCGCGTTCGCAGGCCGCACGGCGACGGGCGTCACCGGGGCCGGCGAGGCGGGCGCGCACGCCGCCATTCCAACCCAAAGAACCCACCCGAGCTTCCTCAGAACGCGCCTCTCCGATGGCTGATGGATCGAGCTACCCCCAGACGCCGCAATATGTTCGGCCCGCGTCGGCCGGGTCAAGGAGGCCCGCCAAAACGGCACGCGGCTCTGCCAGCGTCCCTCAGCCGCCCCGCTGTGCCAGTTCGCGGAATCGCTTGGCGAGGTCCTTCGTCACGTCACCCACCTGCCCGCACCCGATCTTACGCCCATCCATCTTGACGATGCCGACCACTTCCGCGGCGGTCCCGGTGAGGAACAACTCATCGGCGGTGTACAGGTCGTATCGCACGAGCCGCTCCTCGATCACTTCGTGGCCCGCCTCGCGCGCGAGCTCGATGACGGCGCCGCGCGTCACGCCTCGCAGGATGCCGTTGGAGCCCGGCGTCGTGCGCACGCGCCGCCCAGTCACGCAGAAGAGGTTCTGGCCGGTCGCCTCAGCCACCTCGCCGGAGGGCTCGAGCATCAGAGCCTCGTCGGCACCGGCGTTGTTCGCCTCGATCTTGGCCATGATGTGCGAGACGTAGTTGAGCGACTTGATCTGGGGAGCGAGCGCACTGGGGAGGTTCACCGGGATCGACGACGTGATCGCCGAAAGTCCGCGATCGTAGACCTCGACCGGCCACAGCGCGATCCTGTCGGCGATGCAGAATACCGTCGCGCGGGGGCACTTTCGGGGGTCGAATCCCAGGTCCCCGAACCCCCGCGTCACCACCAGCCGGATGTACGCGTCCGTGAGGCCGTTGACCCGCATGCAGTCTTCGACCATCGCGGTCATCTCGTCCTTCGACATCGGGATGTCGAGGACCAGCGCCTTGGCGGAGGCGTAGAGCCGGTCGACGTGCTGGCTCAGGCGGAATACTCGCCCGTTGTAGGCGCGTATCCCCTCGAAGACGCCGTCGCCGTAGAGCACGCCGTGGTCGAAGACCGAGATCTTCGCGTCTTCTTTCTCGTAGTACTTGCCGTCCAGCCAGATCTTGGGCACCGCGCTCTCAGGGTGGGAGACCGCGCAAAGATAGTGGGCTGCGCCCCGCCCACGGAAGATTCGGCTACCGCGGTTCACTCTGGAGGCGGAGGGTCTCCTCCAGGCGGCTGACGCGGTCCTGCAAGGCTCGCATGAAGAGGAAGATGAGCACCAGCGCCAACGCCATCACGATCTCCCACACCGTGTGGCGCAACAGTCCCTGGTAGTAGACGTGCCGCCCCGCGATGACGACGTTCGCCAGCAGTATGCCCGCCAGCACGAAGTGGAACAGGGGCACGTAGCGGGCGAGGTTCGCGTACGTCTGGGGCTTTGGCTCGGCCATGGCGCGGCTCCTGGGGTATGGTGAGGCGGTGAGGATAACGCCTGGCGCGGCTGCGCGCCAGATTGAAGCATGAGCACGCCTCGCAAGGCCCGCCAACAGCCCGACGTGCAGAAGCAGAGGCACGCTACCGCAGCCTCTTCGATCAGGTTCCCATCGGCATCTTCCCGCGGGCCTGGCGATGCTCGAAGCGGATTCGGCCGAGCCGGTAGCCCTTCACCGCCGAGCGGCTCGCCGAAATGGTCCGGGAGGTGTTGGACCGACAGTGACCCGGGTGGGCATCGAACCCACGACCTACGGATTAAAAGGCATCACGCGGGTCACGCACCAAACCGCGAGCCCGCGAATAACCGCGCAACTGCGCCGTTGCTCCCGAGGCGTCCGCG encodes the following:
- the moaC gene encoding cyclic pyranopterin monophosphate synthase MoaC encodes the protein MKKPKTRQRSSAPARAPGDLSHVDAKGRARMVDVGDKAITERRAVAEGRLGMSKEAFALVKANRMAKGDVLRVAELAGIGGAKRTADLIPLCHPLTLDHISVEARLDAKLPGVRVRAEVRLKGRTGVEMEALTACSVALLTVYDMVKAVDRGMSIGEVRLLLKSGGRSGNWKRG
- a CDS encoding DUF6526 family protein, producing MAEPKPQTYANLARYVPLFHFVLAGILLANVVIAGRHVYYQGLLRHTVWEIVMALALVLIFLFMRALQDRVSRLEETLRLQSEPR
- the ilvE gene encoding branched-chain-amino-acid transaminase; its protein translation is MPKIWLDGKYYEKEDAKISVFDHGVLYGDGVFEGIRAYNGRVFRLSQHVDRLYASAKALVLDIPMSKDEMTAMVEDCMRVNGLTDAYIRLVVTRGFGDLGFDPRKCPRATVFCIADRIALWPVEVYDRGLSAITSSIPVNLPSALAPQIKSLNYVSHIMAKIEANNAGADEALMLEPSGEVAEATGQNLFCVTGRRVRTTPGSNGILRGVTRGAVIELAREAGHEVIEERLVRYDLYTADELFLTGTAAEVVGIVKMDGRKIGCGQVGDVTKDLAKRFRELAQRGG
- a CDS encoding transglycosylase SLT domain-containing protein, coding for MFLDSLREMTGDSLTRGVAVAPEAVHREAASLFGRPEAAAASATWDIDVGSYTSHERVQYYMGYFSGRARRHFEIYLARLGRYDSMIRTRLAAGGLPQDLIYLAMIESGMNQNARSRVGATGLWQFMPETGRRYGLTVDAWVDERRDPYLATDAAIRFLTELNHRFGSLYLAAAAYNSGPGKIQRGLRRHDFGALNGDDQYFALAEGTFLRRETRDYVPKLIAAALLAKEPVRWGFTGIEPWQPLRYDSVQVHFSVGLDVLARLAGTTRNAIEEMNPQLYRSVTPPDRTVWVRVPIGMTDSMTSRLAVLPASERVTVLIHYVARGETLSRIGRRYGVSVADITTANRGVSARRLRPGQRLIIPTSLGGRRAVTPAVRRSGTATARRTAAAARRPTTVRRSPAAAASGTRATARESTTRRVHIVRQGETLSGVAEQFHVPLEALLRENGLSAAGRIRVGQGIRIPN